From a region of the Rhinolophus sinicus isolate RSC01 linkage group LG04, ASM3656204v1, whole genome shotgun sequence genome:
- the TOPORS gene encoding E3 ubiquitin-protein ligase Topors isoform X2 gives MGSQQPPGSPLSREEGEAPPPAPAPEGRRRSRRVRLRGSCRHRPSFLGRRELATSAPARPATASSEIMASAAKEFKMDNFSPKAGTSKLQQTVPADASPDSKCPICLDRFDNVSYLDRCLHKFCFRCVQEWSKNKAECPLCKQPFDSIFHSVRAEDDFKEYVLRPSYNGSFVTPDVRRFRYRTTMTRDRSASVYSPSSTMNRRTTTPPDSGVLFEGLGISARPRDGEIPQFMRQIPRRPTTADERSLRKIQEQDIINFRRTLYRAGTRVRNIEDGGRYRDISAEFFRRNPACLHRLVPWLKRELTVLFGAHGSLVNIVQHIIMSNVTRYDLESQAFVSDLRPFLLNRTEHFIHEFISFARSPFNMAAFDQHANYDCPAPSYEEGSHSDSSVITISPDEAETQELDINVATVSQAPWDDETPGPSYSSSEQVHAAMSSLLNTSDSSDEELVTGRATSQIQGVQTNEDLNNDSDSSSDNCFIVGFVKPLAERTPELVELSSDSEELGSYEKMETAKTQEQEQSYSSGDSDVSRCSSPRSVLGKDEQVNKDHCDPGTRIKSKKEEKRSTSLSSPRDLSSSVRGDRVYSPYNHRHRRRGRSRSSDSRSQSRSGHDQKNRRKHHGKKRMKRKRSRSRESSRPRGRRDKKRSRTRDSSWSRRSQTLSLSSESTSRSRSRSSDHGKRRSRSRTRDRYYLRNNYGSRYKWEYTYYSRNKDRDGYESSYRRRTLSRAHYSRQSSSPEFRIQSFSERTNARKKNNHSERKYYYYERHRSRSLSSNRSKTASTGPDRVRNEKPGGKRKYKTRHLEGTSEMAQPSREFASKVKEGHYQKSSSKLDGNYKNETDSFSDSRSSDRETKYKRRKRRARSLSVEIVYEGKATDTTRHHKKKKKKHKKKHKKHHGDNASRSPIVITIDSDSDKDSEVKEGTECDNSGPQDRLQNEFLAPLETFETEDIVTIEDELGVLDKECDITTLNNNLNNAHKTVDNMSLQAASIEQILDVREESTFASDLENQPTNLSVQTEPSRQLPSPQTSLSVSLVRDHDMS, from the exons ATG GGGTCGCAGCAGCCGCCGGGGTCTCCGCTGTCTCGCGAGGAGGGTGAAGCGCCCCCGCCTGCTCCCGCTCCTGAGGGCCGGCGGAGAAGTCGCCGGGTACGCCTTCGCGGATCCTGTCGTCACCGACCTAGCTTCCTGGGCCGCCGGGAGCTTGCCACGAGCGCCCCAGCTCGGCCTGCGACGGCATCCTCCGAG aTAATGGCATCAGCCGCTAAGGAATTTAAAATGGACAACTTTTCACCTAAAGCTGGCACTAGCAAATTGCAACAGACAGTACCAGCTGATGCATCTCCTGATTCTAAGTGTCCTATATGCTTGGATAGGTTTGATAATGTGTCTTATTTAGATCGCTGTTTACACAAGTTCTGTTTTCGCTGTGTACAGGAGTGGTCTAAAAACAAAGCTGAATGTCCACTGTGTAAACAGCCCTTTGATTCTATCTTCCATTCTGTGAGGGCAGAAGATGACTTCAAGGAGTACGTCCTCAGGCCTTCATATAATGGTTCTTTTGTCACACCTGATGTTCGAAGGTTCCGCTATCGTACAACTATGACCAGAGACCGAAGTGCTTCTGTTTATTCACCCAGTAGTACGATGAATAGAAGAACAACAACTCCACCAGATAGTGGGGTACTATTTGAAGGATTAGGTATTTCAGCAAGACCTAGAGATGGTGAAATTCCTCAATTTATGAGACAGATTCCAAGGAGGCCAACTACTGCAGATGAAAGATCTTTGCGGAAAATTCAAGAACAGGATATTATTAATTTTAGGCGAACTCTCTATCGTGCTGGTACTCGTGTTAGAAATATTGAAGATGGTGGTCGCTACAGGGATATTTCAGCTGAATTTTTCCGTAGAAATCCAGCTTGTCTTCATAGATTAGTCCCCTGGTTAAAACGTGAACTTACAGTTCTTTTTGGAGCTCATGGATCTTTAGTGAATATAGTGCAGCACATCATCATGAGTAATGTTACTCGATATGACTTGGAGAGTCAGGCATTTGTATCTGATTTAAGGCCATTTTTACTTAATCGGACTGAGCATTTTATACATGAATTTATCAGTTTTGCTCGATCTCCTTTTAACATGGCAGCCTTTGACCAGCATGCTAATTATGATTGCCCTGCTCCTTCCTATGAAGAAGGTAGCCATTCTGATTCTTCAGTCATAACAATATCTCCAGATGAAGCTGAGACCCAAGAGCTGGATATTAATGTAGCCACTGTTAGTCAGGCACCATGGGATGATGAAACTCCAGGGCCATCTTATTCAAGCTCAGAGCAGGTACACGCTGCCATGTCTTCCCTTTTAAATACTTCTGACAGTTCAGATGAAGAACTTGTAACGGGAAGAGCCACGTCTCAGATACAAGGAGTACAAACCAATGAGGACCTAAATAATGACAGTGATTCTTCTTCGGATAATTGTTTCATTGTTGGGTTTGTTAAACCACTAGCTGAGAGGACCCCAGAACTTGTTGAACTGTCCTCCGATTCTGAGGAGTTAGGTTCttatgagaaaatggagacagcGAAGACACAAGAACAAGAACAGTCTTACAGTTCTGGTGATAGTGATGTTAGTAGATGTTCATCTCCACGCTCTGTCCTTGGAAAGGATGAGCAAGTAAATAAAGATCATTGCGATCCTGGTACAAGAATCAAatcaaagaaggaagagaaacgATCTACATCATTGTCCTCTCCCAGAGACCTGAGCTCATCTGTCAGAGGAGACAGAGTATATTCCCCATATAACCATAGACACAGAAGGAGGGGAAGATCGAGAAGTTCTGATTCACGTTCCCAGAGTAGAAGTGGGCATGATCAGAAGAATCGTAGAAAGCATCatgggaagaaaagaatgaaaagaaaacgaTCCAGAAGCAGGGAGAGTAGCAGACCTAGAGgtagaagagacaaaaaaagatcAAGAACTAGAGATAGTAGTTGGTCTAGAAGAAGCCAAACTCTGTCTCTAAGTAGTGAAAGCACAAGCAGATCAAGGTCTCGTAGCAGTGATCATGGTAAAAGAAGATCACGGAGCAGAACTAGAGATcgttattatttaagaaataattatggaaGCAGATATAAGTGGGAGTATACTTACTATAGTAGAAACAAGGATAGGGATGGCTACGAATCATCTTACAGGAGGAGGACTCTATCCAGAGCTCATTATTCCAGACAATCTTCAAGTCCAGAATTTAGAATTCAGTCCTTTTCTGAAAGAACAAatgctaggaaaaaaaataatcacagtgaAAGGAAGTATTACTACTATGAAAGGCATAGGTCAAGGAGTCTATCTAGTAACAGATCGAAGACTGCATCTACAGGGCCTGACCGGGTAAGAAATGAAAAGCCTGGAGGGAAACGAAAATACAAAACACGGCATTTGGAGGGTACGAGCGAAATGGCTCAACCATCTCGTGAATTTGCTTCTAAAGTAAAGGAAGGTCATTACCAAAAGTCTTCATCAAAATTGGATGGAAACTACAAAAATGAGACTGATAGCTTTTCAGATAGCCGATcatcagacagagaaacaaaatacaagaggagaaaaaggagggctCGGAGCCTAAGTGTAGAGATAGTTTATGAAGGGAAAGCTACAGATACAACTAGacatcataaaaagaaaaagaagaagcatAAGAAGAAGCATAAGAAACACCATGGAGATAATGCTTCACGTTCCCCAATTGTAATTACCATTGACAGTGACAGTGATAAGGATTCTGAAGTAAAGGAGGGTACCGAATGTGACAATAGTGGTCCTCAAGACCGTCTGCAAAATGAGTTTTTGGCTCCTTTAGAAACATTTGAAACTGAAGATATAGTTACAATAGAAGATGAACTTGGTGTCCTGGACAAAGAGTGTGATATTACCACACTTAATAACAACTTAAATAATGCTCACAAAACTGTAGATAATATGTCACTCCAGGCAGCGTCAATTGAACAGATTCTTGATGTAAGAGAAGAGAGCACCTTTGCCTCTGATTTGGAGAACCAGCCTACTAATCTCTCTGTTCAAACTGAGCCATCAAGGCAGTTGCCATCTCCACAGACATCATTGTCAGTGTCTCTTGTTAGAGACCATGATATGTCTTAA
- the SMIM27 gene encoding small integral membrane protein 27 codes for MKPVSRRTLDWIYSVLLLAIVLLSWGYVLYASTVAARRQLRKAYPDKIFGMNENL; via the exons ATGAAGCCAGTGAGTCGCCGCACCCTGGACTGGATTTATTCAGTG ttgctcCTCGCGATAGTATTACTCTCCTGGGGATACGTCCTCTATGCATCAACAGTAGCCGCTCGACGACAGCTAAGGAAGGCGTACCCAGACAAAATCTTCGGGATGAATGAAAATTTGTAA
- the TOPORS gene encoding E3 ubiquitin-protein ligase Topors isoform X1 gives MRYVGGCCVLTRRGPRGGFCLYRRPQAATGDERFTSQGSQQPPGSPLSREEGEAPPPAPAPEGRRRSRRVRLRGSCRHRPSFLGRRELATSAPARPATASSEIMASAAKEFKMDNFSPKAGTSKLQQTVPADASPDSKCPICLDRFDNVSYLDRCLHKFCFRCVQEWSKNKAECPLCKQPFDSIFHSVRAEDDFKEYVLRPSYNGSFVTPDVRRFRYRTTMTRDRSASVYSPSSTMNRRTTTPPDSGVLFEGLGISARPRDGEIPQFMRQIPRRPTTADERSLRKIQEQDIINFRRTLYRAGTRVRNIEDGGRYRDISAEFFRRNPACLHRLVPWLKRELTVLFGAHGSLVNIVQHIIMSNVTRYDLESQAFVSDLRPFLLNRTEHFIHEFISFARSPFNMAAFDQHANYDCPAPSYEEGSHSDSSVITISPDEAETQELDINVATVSQAPWDDETPGPSYSSSEQVHAAMSSLLNTSDSSDEELVTGRATSQIQGVQTNEDLNNDSDSSSDNCFIVGFVKPLAERTPELVELSSDSEELGSYEKMETAKTQEQEQSYSSGDSDVSRCSSPRSVLGKDEQVNKDHCDPGTRIKSKKEEKRSTSLSSPRDLSSSVRGDRVYSPYNHRHRRRGRSRSSDSRSQSRSGHDQKNRRKHHGKKRMKRKRSRSRESSRPRGRRDKKRSRTRDSSWSRRSQTLSLSSESTSRSRSRSSDHGKRRSRSRTRDRYYLRNNYGSRYKWEYTYYSRNKDRDGYESSYRRRTLSRAHYSRQSSSPEFRIQSFSERTNARKKNNHSERKYYYYERHRSRSLSSNRSKTASTGPDRVRNEKPGGKRKYKTRHLEGTSEMAQPSREFASKVKEGHYQKSSSKLDGNYKNETDSFSDSRSSDRETKYKRRKRRARSLSVEIVYEGKATDTTRHHKKKKKKHKKKHKKHHGDNASRSPIVITIDSDSDKDSEVKEGTECDNSGPQDRLQNEFLAPLETFETEDIVTIEDELGVLDKECDITTLNNNLNNAHKTVDNMSLQAASIEQILDVREESTFASDLENQPTNLSVQTEPSRQLPSPQTSLSVSLVRDHDMS, from the exons ATGCGTTACGTTGGTGGGTGTTGTGTTTTGACGCGCCGGGGCCCGCGGGGTGGGTTTTGCCTCTACCGCCGCCCCCAAGCTGCCACTGGTGATGAACGCTTTACGTCACAGGGGTCGCAGCAGCCGCCGGGGTCTCCGCTGTCTCGCGAGGAGGGTGAAGCGCCCCCGCCTGCTCCCGCTCCTGAGGGCCGGCGGAGAAGTCGCCGGGTACGCCTTCGCGGATCCTGTCGTCACCGACCTAGCTTCCTGGGCCGCCGGGAGCTTGCCACGAGCGCCCCAGCTCGGCCTGCGACGGCATCCTCCGAG aTAATGGCATCAGCCGCTAAGGAATTTAAAATGGACAACTTTTCACCTAAAGCTGGCACTAGCAAATTGCAACAGACAGTACCAGCTGATGCATCTCCTGATTCTAAGTGTCCTATATGCTTGGATAGGTTTGATAATGTGTCTTATTTAGATCGCTGTTTACACAAGTTCTGTTTTCGCTGTGTACAGGAGTGGTCTAAAAACAAAGCTGAATGTCCACTGTGTAAACAGCCCTTTGATTCTATCTTCCATTCTGTGAGGGCAGAAGATGACTTCAAGGAGTACGTCCTCAGGCCTTCATATAATGGTTCTTTTGTCACACCTGATGTTCGAAGGTTCCGCTATCGTACAACTATGACCAGAGACCGAAGTGCTTCTGTTTATTCACCCAGTAGTACGATGAATAGAAGAACAACAACTCCACCAGATAGTGGGGTACTATTTGAAGGATTAGGTATTTCAGCAAGACCTAGAGATGGTGAAATTCCTCAATTTATGAGACAGATTCCAAGGAGGCCAACTACTGCAGATGAAAGATCTTTGCGGAAAATTCAAGAACAGGATATTATTAATTTTAGGCGAACTCTCTATCGTGCTGGTACTCGTGTTAGAAATATTGAAGATGGTGGTCGCTACAGGGATATTTCAGCTGAATTTTTCCGTAGAAATCCAGCTTGTCTTCATAGATTAGTCCCCTGGTTAAAACGTGAACTTACAGTTCTTTTTGGAGCTCATGGATCTTTAGTGAATATAGTGCAGCACATCATCATGAGTAATGTTACTCGATATGACTTGGAGAGTCAGGCATTTGTATCTGATTTAAGGCCATTTTTACTTAATCGGACTGAGCATTTTATACATGAATTTATCAGTTTTGCTCGATCTCCTTTTAACATGGCAGCCTTTGACCAGCATGCTAATTATGATTGCCCTGCTCCTTCCTATGAAGAAGGTAGCCATTCTGATTCTTCAGTCATAACAATATCTCCAGATGAAGCTGAGACCCAAGAGCTGGATATTAATGTAGCCACTGTTAGTCAGGCACCATGGGATGATGAAACTCCAGGGCCATCTTATTCAAGCTCAGAGCAGGTACACGCTGCCATGTCTTCCCTTTTAAATACTTCTGACAGTTCAGATGAAGAACTTGTAACGGGAAGAGCCACGTCTCAGATACAAGGAGTACAAACCAATGAGGACCTAAATAATGACAGTGATTCTTCTTCGGATAATTGTTTCATTGTTGGGTTTGTTAAACCACTAGCTGAGAGGACCCCAGAACTTGTTGAACTGTCCTCCGATTCTGAGGAGTTAGGTTCttatgagaaaatggagacagcGAAGACACAAGAACAAGAACAGTCTTACAGTTCTGGTGATAGTGATGTTAGTAGATGTTCATCTCCACGCTCTGTCCTTGGAAAGGATGAGCAAGTAAATAAAGATCATTGCGATCCTGGTACAAGAATCAAatcaaagaaggaagagaaacgATCTACATCATTGTCCTCTCCCAGAGACCTGAGCTCATCTGTCAGAGGAGACAGAGTATATTCCCCATATAACCATAGACACAGAAGGAGGGGAAGATCGAGAAGTTCTGATTCACGTTCCCAGAGTAGAAGTGGGCATGATCAGAAGAATCGTAGAAAGCATCatgggaagaaaagaatgaaaagaaaacgaTCCAGAAGCAGGGAGAGTAGCAGACCTAGAGgtagaagagacaaaaaaagatcAAGAACTAGAGATAGTAGTTGGTCTAGAAGAAGCCAAACTCTGTCTCTAAGTAGTGAAAGCACAAGCAGATCAAGGTCTCGTAGCAGTGATCATGGTAAAAGAAGATCACGGAGCAGAACTAGAGATcgttattatttaagaaataattatggaaGCAGATATAAGTGGGAGTATACTTACTATAGTAGAAACAAGGATAGGGATGGCTACGAATCATCTTACAGGAGGAGGACTCTATCCAGAGCTCATTATTCCAGACAATCTTCAAGTCCAGAATTTAGAATTCAGTCCTTTTCTGAAAGAACAAatgctaggaaaaaaaataatcacagtgaAAGGAAGTATTACTACTATGAAAGGCATAGGTCAAGGAGTCTATCTAGTAACAGATCGAAGACTGCATCTACAGGGCCTGACCGGGTAAGAAATGAAAAGCCTGGAGGGAAACGAAAATACAAAACACGGCATTTGGAGGGTACGAGCGAAATGGCTCAACCATCTCGTGAATTTGCTTCTAAAGTAAAGGAAGGTCATTACCAAAAGTCTTCATCAAAATTGGATGGAAACTACAAAAATGAGACTGATAGCTTTTCAGATAGCCGATcatcagacagagaaacaaaatacaagaggagaaaaaggagggctCGGAGCCTAAGTGTAGAGATAGTTTATGAAGGGAAAGCTACAGATACAACTAGacatcataaaaagaaaaagaagaagcatAAGAAGAAGCATAAGAAACACCATGGAGATAATGCTTCACGTTCCCCAATTGTAATTACCATTGACAGTGACAGTGATAAGGATTCTGAAGTAAAGGAGGGTACCGAATGTGACAATAGTGGTCCTCAAGACCGTCTGCAAAATGAGTTTTTGGCTCCTTTAGAAACATTTGAAACTGAAGATATAGTTACAATAGAAGATGAACTTGGTGTCCTGGACAAAGAGTGTGATATTACCACACTTAATAACAACTTAAATAATGCTCACAAAACTGTAGATAATATGTCACTCCAGGCAGCGTCAATTGAACAGATTCTTGATGTAAGAGAAGAGAGCACCTTTGCCTCTGATTTGGAGAACCAGCCTACTAATCTCTCTGTTCAAACTGAGCCATCAAGGCAGTTGCCATCTCCACAGACATCATTGTCAGTGTCTCTTGTTAGAGACCATGATATGTCTTAA